The DNA sequence AATATAAGTCGTCCCCTTGTTAGCTTCCTGTGAATTCCAGTCCTCCTTCTTGCTTGTCAAACCATGCAGGAAAACTATTTTTTCATTTCCATTCGATCCATATTTTTTATAGGCAATTTGTTGATCACGATTTTCAGTAAAGTATGTTTTTGAGTCTATCATTTGACTATCTCCCGCTTTTAGAGTCTAGATTTAGAAAAAGCATCCATGGTTCTGCAACAGCTGGCAGCTGATTTAATTCCTTTTTCGACATCCTTCTTTGACAGTCATTAAAAACATTCAGGAAATCATTCCTCTGACGATCCAGGGAGAGGGATTCCATGCAGGAAGAAGTTGTTCATTTATTCGACTCTTCGGTTGTCCGGTTGGTTGCTGGTTTTGCGATACAGGCTATGCACCAGGAAACCGTGAGGATTTGAACAAACTCCCTCGATTGTCAATAGACTATGAATCCCTGCGAGAACAATTGCAAAGTCGCTATGTCATCATCAGCGGTGGGGAACCACTCTACCATCATGATTTTGAGGAATTGCTTGAGAGGTTGGTGGGAGACGGCTTTGAAGTGGCGGTTGAAACGAGTGGAGCAAAGGCCTTCCCTTTTGAGAAGTTTCCCCAGGTTTGGGTGACGTTCAGCCCAAAATTGCATGCAACTGATTATCTGAAAGACCAGCAGAGTCCAACTTTCTGGACAAATTCTCAGGAAATTAAGGTGGTGATCAGTGAAGCTAATGATTTGGAAGTTTACGAGCAATTACTAGATCAAGCAGCCCAACGTGGGATTCTGATCTACCTCCAACCGGAATGGTCTAAAAAACTAGAAGGTACCCCCCTGATTCTACAGATTCTTCGGCAGAAGCCAGATTGGAAAATTTCTGTGCAACTCCACAAATATCTCCAGTTACCCTGAATCGCCTCTCTCATTCGTTTGATTCAATCTCAGCTTTATCGCTAGCTCCCAGAATGCAGTGTTAGGATGTTCAGTTGATCCCCAAATGATTCGATTTCGAAAGCTTGAGCTGTATCTGGGAAGCAATTCTCAACTTTTTTGGTTGCAGCCTTGTTCAATTCGTTCACCAGAGCACCAATCGGATCTCGATGTGAAACCGCTATGAGTGTCCTTCCAACATGTTTCTTTCGGATCTCTTCAAACCAATTCATCATCCGGCTCAGTACCATCGTTGGCGACTCGATGCCATATTTCTCGGAGGAATCACTGAAATAATCTGCAGGGAGTTTGGTGAAAGGCTCTCCCTGAAAACTTCCCACATCTGTCTCTGTGATCCTTGGTTCCACTTCGATAGTTGACGGGACAATGGAGGAGATGATTTCAGCACTTTGGCGAGTCCGATCCATTGGTGAAGCATAAATCAGCTCAAATGGCGCATTCTTCTGCAACTTTTCAGCTATGTTTTTGATGTCCTGGCAGCCTTTCTCACTGAGAAAGTAACCAGGGATTTTGCCATAGATGATTTGCTTTGGGTTGAAAACCTCTCCATGTCGGACTAAGAACACTTTCATCGATTTTCCTTTGGAATTGAAAGAAAAGATGGTTTGTATAGTTGAGATCAGGTGCTGCGTGCTACATGCCCAATGACTCAAACAGAGTATGAGCAAAACTCATCGGATTCGAATCAAATTTTGCCTGAATAAGCTTTGGCAAAGGCTGTCAATTTTCGAAATCTTTTTTGATCTAACTGGTTTTCTAATAAGAAACGCCCTTTGCCTCAGTTCATGGGGAAAGCAAAGAATGGAGACAGCCGTTATTTGAGGGTATTGGGATAGTTGCTGGAAAGCTTCTGGGATTGATTTACTGAAAGAAAGGAACTTACATTCGTTTTTCGTATTGCTTCAAGCGTTGTGAAAAACCAGAACTGTGTCCACAGGCTGGTCCATGAGAATGAGTAACTGCTGTTCCATTGGTCTGGGGCTGAGACTTGGGCAAGCGCTTACGTAGTTCCTGACGACTATCAAGCCCGGGTAGCTTTGTACCAAAATTGGAAACTACCCGTTGAAGAGCTAGCTTGCCACAATTTGGGCAATTTTGTGGGTTGGATTCATAGATTTTTTGCAGCACTTCGCATTTTTTCCCACAATCTTCACAAGCATATTCATAAAGGGGCATCTGGATCCTTGGTGGGACAATTCACACCTGGTGTGTCTATTTCAGAGTTCAGTTCATCAAGTTCTGCTTTTAGGTCTTGGTGATTTTTTTGGCGATTGTAGTTGCGTTCTGAATCTTTTACTTTCTCTCTCCAACGGGTGAAGGGGAGAGTTCTGTTCTCCTTGCCCATGAATTCTCCTTGAAAACTCAGGATGGCTGGTGATGCATTGGTCTGTCTGCTTCCCTGTGCTCATTTTGGCTGGAACAGGCTGGTGGACCTGGCAGGCCTATCTCAGTGATCCGCCCTGGTATGCTTATCTGATGGCTGCTGGGATTGCTGTGCGCTGTCTAATTTGGCTCTGGCAGAGTCGTAAGCAATCCCTCCCACAAATCAAACGGTTGCAGTTGCCGAATCAGGAATTAAGGCGTTGATTGGCCCAAGCTTTGGCTTCTTCCAAATTAACGATGGCTCCGTCCAACTGTAGCACAAAGGCTTCTTCAAGGACTTTCCCCATTCGGGGACCCGGTCGCATGCCTAGCTGGAGAAGGTGCCGACCTTTTAGAAAAGGTTTGGGTTTCTCATCACAAACATCAAGCTGAGACGCCTGATCCAGGAGCCATTGTTTAGCTGGAAACTCTCGGCGTAATGCATCTTTAGTAGTCCTACCAAAATGATCAGCTTCCGCTACCAGTAGTAGTTCTGGAATAGATACTCGTAGAGCCAGCCTTCGAATCGCACCGGGTGTGACCTTTTCACGGTCGTTGTAGAGCATAGATGGGCGGAGATGTTCCCTCACTAAAACCATCACTTTTTCAATCAGAGAAGCTTCATCTGTTAACCTTCTCAAAAATTTCTCGGTGGGCTGCATTCCCAGAACATCGTGTGCAGGACTACGCCAGTGCCCATCTTTCCAGATCGTCGTCTCAGGCTTACCGAAGTCATGACAGAGAGCTCCAAACATCAAAACGAGGTCGGCTTTTTCCTCACCAACACGCAGTCTTGAGGCCTCATCCAATACCATCAGTGTGTGGGTCCAGACACATCCTTCAGGATGCCAGGTCGGATCTTGCGGCACATCAATCAGGGCTTCCAACTCTGGAAAGAAACGCAAGGCTTTGGTCTGCCGAAGGATTTCCAGCCCAATAGACGGTCGTTCTGGACGAAGCAGTAGTTTCTTGAACTCACCCAGCAACCTCTCACGGGACAATTCATTCAAATCCAGAGTCTTGCATAGTTCAATGGTCTCTGGGGCCAACTGAAAATTCAGACGAGCTGCGAACTGGGCTCCTCGTAGCACCCGCAAGGGGTCCTCAGCGAATGCGGGCCCAACATGGCGGAGAATCCCCTTCTTCAAATCTTCCTGACCGCGATGTGGATCTAACCATAGCTGTTGAATTGGGTCGAAGCCGATGCTGTTGACTGTAAAATCCCTGCGAGCCGAAGCCTTTTCAAATGTCATTTGGGGATCAGCATTGATCAAAAAACCCTTGTGCCCTTTACCGGTCTTACTTTCCCGTCTAGGAAGGCTGACATCATACTCAGCATGTTGGGTGATCAGCTTCAGCACTCCAAAGCTTTTGCCAACTCGAAGAACCTTACCGAATTTGGACAACACTCCCTCAAGTTCATTCGCTTCGAGACGGTAGACCTCCAAATCCAAATCTTTAGGAAGCAGTTGTCCCAGCAAATGGTCCCTGACGCTCCCTCCAACAAGGATCGGTTGTCCTCCTTGTTGATGAATGGCGTTGGCTAGTTTCGTAAGTTCAGCTGATAATTGCATGAATTCAGTTCAGCAGATGCTTCAAGTTTAGGAAAGCACTGTTGTAGCTTAAAGAATGTAGCTAGGCTAGAGTGAGGATGCAAGCAAGGGAGGTTAAAACATAAAAAGCGTAGCAGATTCTCTTGGGAATCTATTACGCTTTTTGGGAGGTTGTCAGTCGGAATGCGCCACTCAGTTGGCTTTTGGCATCGCGGAGACCACAGTATTCTCAAAGTTGCTGACAGCTTCGTCGGTCATCGCTTTCATTTGGGAAGAAGCGGTGCGCATTGCGGAGTAGCTCATGTCCAGCATTTGTGTCTGAACTTCTTGCATTGGTTGTACGAAAGAATTCCATCCTTCTACGCCGGCTACAGATTTGTAACTCAAAGCAATGAATTGCTTCTGGGAATCTTCCATCAGCGCAACATTCTTCATGCCTTGATCGTACATGTTATTGCAAACTTCTTTCACAATGTTATTGAATTCAGCGAACATAATTTCTCCTTAATTGAGAAGTTTATAGGGAGGAGTTAACATCGAACATATATTAATTTAGCGCCTAACTCCATTAATTGCAACTAAAATTGCAAAAATTTATCAGAAAATTATTAGAAATTTATCAGAGGTACTACTAGATGGTAATTAAAGAGGTCCGACTCATTCTTGGGGACCAGTTGTACGAGGGGCATAGTTGGTTTGAAAAGGTGAGCCCAGAAGTTTTGTACTTGATGATGGAGGTGCGTTCCGAAACCGATTACGTCTCGCATCATATTCAGAAAGTGATTGCTTTTTTTGCAGCGATGCGAGCGTTTGCGGCTCTTCTTTCAGCAAAGGGACACCGGATTTTGTATCTTAAACTAGATGATCCAAGAAACCAGCAGTCCTTTGGTGAAAATCTGAAGTGGGCTCTGGAGGAAAACCCTGAGGCTACCTGGGCTTATCAGTCACCTGATGAGTATCGTCTGGATCAAATGTTTCTGAAGTTGAGTAGTCAACCAGGGGTATCCTCGATAATGGTGGATACCGAGCATTTTCTCTGTGATCGAGAAGCGGTTAAGGATTTCTTTGTCGGCAAAAAGCAGTACTTGCTGGAGTCTTTCTATCGTCACTTGCGGAAGCAAACAGGGCTATTGATGCAGGGCTCAAAACCATCAGGTGGCAAGTGGAATTTTGATGCAGAGAATCGGCAAAAATATGATGGACATGTCCCTATTCCACCAAGAGTGAAGTTTGCAAACCAGGTTGATGAACTTTTGGAGATGGTCCGTAACGCAGGTGTACAAACGATCGGTTCGATTCACAACAATCAACTTGAGTGGCCTATTGATCGGGCACAGAGTCTCAAATTACTCGATTACTTCTGCAAGTATGGACTGCCTCATTTTGGAAGTTATCAGGATGCAATGACCGAGGCAGACCCTTTCCTTTTTCACTCGAGGCTTTCATTTGCTCTAAACGTGAAGATTCTGCACCCAAGGGAAGTGCTGGATAGAGTAATTCAAGAATGGGAGGACCGTCCAGATCAAATCAGCTTGGCCCAGGTAGAGGGCTTTGTTCGGCAAATCCTTGGCTGGCGTGAATATATCCGGGGAATCTACTGGACAGAGATGCCGGCTTATTCGGAGAGTAATGCCCTTGGACACAAACTCCCCCTACCATCCTGGTTCTGGAATGCGAAAACCAGAATGCGCTGCTTGTCACATGCTATAGAGCAATCTCTAGAGTATGCATATGCTCATCATATTCAACGATTGATGGTGACGGGTAATTTTGCGTTGTTGGCTGGAATTGATCCAGCTGAGGTCGATCGGTGGTATTTGGGAATTTATATCGATGCAATCGAGTGGGTTGAGTTGCCCAATACGCGTGGGATGAGTCAATTTGCCGATGGAGGACTGCTGGCAACGAAACCGTATGTGTCTTCTGCCAACTATCTCAAGAAAATGGGACACTATTGCGAGCAGTGTCCGTACGATGCGAAATCCAGACACGGCATGTTGGCTTGCCCCTTCAATAGTCTATATTGGGACTTCCATGACCGACATCGTGAAAAGCTGATTCGAAATCCACGCATCGGCATGGTCTATCGGACTTGGGACAAAATGGACTCAGACGAGCAAGTTGCTATCCGTGAGAGAGCTGTTTGGCTAAAGGAACACCTTGAAGAACTATGATCGCAGGATTTTAGAGTAACGAAGCAATGGCAAAGCCACCGGTGATCGTTCCAATTGTGCTACCAAGATTTGCAAAAACGACTACCAAGAGTACACGAGTGATCTTGTTACGCCAAAAACCCTTGAATTCCTGAACATCTGTCATCAAGCCTTCAAAATCTCGAACCTGTGGTCGTCGGATGAGAACTTCCACTAGGCCAGCGACCCAACCAGCAGCTACAGCAGGATTCAGAGAAGTAAACGGGGCTGCTATGAAGGCAGAGCCGATGGTCAGGGGATGGGCAAGTGCTAATGCGGAACCAAGAGCAGCGAGACTGCCATTGATCCAGAACCAGCGTTCTATCATTTCCCAACTGACGCTGGTATCCGCCATGGTAAAGCCGTAGACGATCAAGCCGATAATCAATGCCGGAATTCCCCACTTGAGAATTGTTCCGAGTGATCCGGGAGGAGGTACCCGTTCCAACTCATTGAGATCATGCTCTTTGCCAAGTTCACGCTTGATTCCGGGTACGTGTCCAGCTCCAACTACCGCGACGATCTTGGGCATGTCAGTTTGTCTGATTTTTTCAGCAAGATACTGGTCACGCTCATCAATCAAGGTCTCCTTCATCTCCGGAGCTTGAGAAGCCAAAGTTTCAAGGGCATCTGTCAGAACGTCACTTTGTTTCATACGTTCAATGTCTTCTTGCTGAATGGGATCATCGACAAACATGCTGCCCATCAACTGACCACTGAGTTTCCACTTTCGCCAAAATGAGAGTCTCCGCCATGTGCGTTGCAGTGTCACTCGGACATCTCGATCCGCTAACACGATTTTTGCTTCTAAATCTTCGGCAACACGGGCAGCTTCAACCATTTCAGCACCGGGCTCTACGCCTAATTGAGCACCAAGGCGTCGCTGGAATGCAGACATCAGGAGATTTGCCAACAATAGCATGGCTTTGCCCTGGCGAATGACCTTGAAGAGATCCATTTCCTTCCAGCGATCTCCATAGCGGAGCGCTTCGTAACGGGCAGCACAAAGTTCAATGCACACCGCATCAGGTTGCTCTTGTTCAATGACCCGACTGACTTCTTCTACACTCTCTCGTGAGATGTGGGCGGTTCCGACCAGCACGATCCGTTTCCCTTCGTGCTCGATCTCATGTACATTGGCCGAATATTCCATGCTCAGCGTCCTAGGCAAGAGTTAAGAAAAATTACTTAAATTAGCCCAAGCTTTCTACATTTCCAATTTATTTGATAGGATTTTAACAGAAGAAAAACAAATGTTTCTCCCTTTCCTGCCATTGATTCTTGCTTCGTTAGGGTTGTCATTGCTGGTATTGCCGATGCTACCTGAAGAAGCCGTGATCCCTCTCGGACCAG is a window from the SAR324 cluster bacterium genome containing:
- a CDS encoding 7-carboxy-7-deazaguanine synthase QueE; the protein is MTVIKNIQEIIPLTIQGEGFHAGRSCSFIRLFGCPVGCWFCDTGYAPGNREDLNKLPRLSIDYESLREQLQSRYVIISGGEPLYHHDFEELLERLVGDGFEVAVETSGAKAFPFEKFPQVWVTFSPKLHATDYLKDQQSPTFWTNSQEIKVVISEANDLEVYEQLLDQAAQRGILIYLQPEWSKKLEGTPLILQILRQKPDWKISVQLHKYLQLP
- a CDS encoding histidine phosphatase family protein; amino-acid sequence: MKVFLVRHGEVFNPKQIIYGKIPGYFLSEKGCQDIKNIAEKLQKNAPFELIYASPMDRTRQSAEIISSIVPSTIEVEPRITETDVGSFQGEPFTKLPADYFSDSSEKYGIESPTMVLSRMMNWFEEIRKKHVGRTLIAVSHRDPIGALVNELNKAATKKVENCFPDTAQAFEIESFGDQLNILTLHSGS
- a CDS encoding zinc ribbon domain-containing protein: MPLYEYACEDCGKKCEVLQKIYESNPQNCPNCGKLALQRVVSNFGTKLPGLDSRQELRKRLPKSQPQTNGTAVTHSHGPACGHSSGFSQRLKQYEKRM
- a CDS encoding HD domain-containing protein, translated to MQLSAELTKLANAIHQQGGQPILVGGSVRDHLLGQLLPKDLDLEVYRLEANELEGVLSKFGKVLRVGKSFGVLKLITQHAEYDVSLPRRESKTGKGHKGFLINADPQMTFEKASARRDFTVNSIGFDPIQQLWLDPHRGQEDLKKGILRHVGPAFAEDPLRVLRGAQFAARLNFQLAPETIELCKTLDLNELSRERLLGEFKKLLLRPERPSIGLEILRQTKALRFFPELEALIDVPQDPTWHPEGCVWTHTLMVLDEASRLRVGEEKADLVLMFGALCHDFGKPETTIWKDGHWRSPAHDVLGMQPTEKFLRRLTDEASLIEKVMVLVREHLRPSMLYNDREKVTPGAIRRLALRVSIPELLLVAEADHFGRTTKDALRREFPAKQWLLDQASQLDVCDEKPKPFLKGRHLLQLGMRPGPRMGKVLEEAFVLQLDGAIVNLEEAKAWANQRLNS
- a CDS encoding cryptochrome/photolyase family protein gives rise to the protein MVIKEVRLILGDQLYEGHSWFEKVSPEVLYLMMEVRSETDYVSHHIQKVIAFFAAMRAFAALLSAKGHRILYLKLDDPRNQQSFGENLKWALEENPEATWAYQSPDEYRLDQMFLKLSSQPGVSSIMVDTEHFLCDREAVKDFFVGKKQYLLESFYRHLRKQTGLLMQGSKPSGGKWNFDAENRQKYDGHVPIPPRVKFANQVDELLEMVRNAGVQTIGSIHNNQLEWPIDRAQSLKLLDYFCKYGLPHFGSYQDAMTEADPFLFHSRLSFALNVKILHPREVLDRVIQEWEDRPDQISLAQVEGFVRQILGWREYIRGIYWTEMPAYSESNALGHKLPLPSWFWNAKTRMRCLSHAIEQSLEYAYAHHIQRLMVTGNFALLAGIDPAEVDRWYLGIYIDAIEWVELPNTRGMSQFADGGLLATKPYVSSANYLKKMGHYCEQCPYDAKSRHGMLACPFNSLYWDFHDRHREKLIRNPRIGMVYRTWDKMDSDEQVAIRERAVWLKEHLEEL
- a CDS encoding TraB/GumN family protein, with the translated sequence MEYSANVHEIEHEGKRIVLVGTAHISRESVEEVSRVIEQEQPDAVCIELCAARYEALRYGDRWKEMDLFKVIRQGKAMLLLANLLMSAFQRRLGAQLGVEPGAEMVEAARVAEDLEAKIVLADRDVRVTLQRTWRRLSFWRKWKLSGQLMGSMFVDDPIQQEDIERMKQSDVLTDALETLASQAPEMKETLIDERDQYLAEKIRQTDMPKIVAVVGAGHVPGIKRELGKEHDLNELERVPPPGSLGTILKWGIPALIIGLIVYGFTMADTSVSWEMIERWFWINGSLAALGSALALAHPLTIGSAFIAAPFTSLNPAVAAGWVAGLVEVLIRRPQVRDFEGLMTDVQEFKGFWRNKITRVLLVVVFANLGSTIGTITGGFAIASLL